The following coding sequences lie in one Flavobacterium sp. 20NA77.7 genomic window:
- a CDS encoding DUF2797 domain-containing protein, translating into MTTFEGTLTKMQTEMGHPIQYYLIFDTNFINVNQLIGRTIEVQHKGYQCLHCKKPKKIFRQGFCYDCFSTIPAAADWIMKPELSKAHLDIEDRDLEYEKRVQLQPHMVYLALSSEVKVGVTRKTQVPTRWIDQGAIEALPVLETPNRYLAGVAEVALKHHFADKTNWQKMLKNEISPADLSAEKQKLVDWLPDEVKPYFLEEDQDYLLNYPVQQYPVKVSSLNLEKTPNFSGKVTGIKGQYLLFEDGTVFNVRTYEGYVVKITF; encoded by the coding sequence ATGACGACATTTGAAGGTACTTTAACAAAAATGCAAACAGAAATGGGACATCCCATTCAGTATTATTTAATTTTTGATACAAATTTTATAAATGTCAATCAGCTTATAGGGAGAACTATTGAAGTACAACACAAGGGTTATCAATGCTTACATTGCAAGAAACCGAAGAAAATTTTTCGTCAAGGATTTTGCTACGATTGTTTTTCTACCATTCCTGCTGCTGCCGATTGGATAATGAAACCCGAGTTGAGTAAAGCACACTTAGATATTGAAGATAGAGATTTAGAATATGAAAAGCGGGTGCAGTTACAACCGCATATGGTTTATTTAGCCTTGTCTTCTGAAGTGAAAGTGGGAGTAACTCGAAAAACACAAGTGCCAACCAGATGGATTGATCAAGGTGCGATAGAAGCTTTACCTGTTTTAGAAACGCCAAATAGATATTTAGCAGGAGTAGCAGAAGTAGCACTTAAACATCATTTTGCTGATAAAACAAATTGGCAAAAAATGTTAAAAAATGAAATTTCACCTGCCGATTTATCTGCCGAAAAACAAAAATTAGTTGATTGGCTTCCAGATGAAGTAAAACCTTATTTTTTAGAAGAAGACCAAGATTATTTACTCAACTATCCAGTACAGCAATATCCTGTAAAAGTTTCGAGTTTAAATTTAGAAAAAACACCAAATTTTTCAGGGAAAGTAACAGGTATAAAAGGGCAGTACTTGCTTTTTGAAGATGGAACTGTTTTTAATGTGCGCACGTATGAAGGGTATGTCGTGAAAATTACTTTTTAA
- a CDS encoding DUF3078 domain-containing protein: MIKKACFILLFFITSQYTQAQIVKTALPDTTASRWEKVNKVGLDFTQIAFVNWSAGGNNSISGLIKGHFIRAYKYNNMKWNNELLMRYGLNKQENQDVRKTDDAFLLNSTIGYRKDSISNWFYGGKFTFQTQFSNGYSYPNVEKAISKLFAPAYVFVGIGAEYARKDLGFTLYLSPLTQKTTIVLDKRLSNEGAFGVAKAIYDTNGTLLRSGGKSRTELGTLISGQFKREIAKNMVLDTRATLYTDYLNKFGNIDIDWFSNIEMTVNKYVKANVGLHVMYDDDIKSKKEENGIQVTRGPRIQLKQIIGVGVLYTF, encoded by the coding sequence ATGATTAAAAAAGCGTGCTTTATTCTATTATTTTTTATTACATCACAATATACACAAGCCCAAATTGTTAAAACAGCCTTACCTGATACAACAGCATCGCGCTGGGAAAAGGTAAATAAAGTAGGGCTTGATTTTACTCAGATTGCTTTTGTAAACTGGTCTGCAGGGGGAAATAATTCCATTTCTGGATTAATAAAAGGTCATTTTATTAGAGCTTATAAATATAACAATATGAAATGGAATAACGAGTTGCTTATGCGCTATGGTCTCAATAAACAAGAAAATCAAGATGTACGAAAAACGGATGATGCTTTTCTACTTAACTCCACTATAGGGTATAGAAAAGACAGTATTTCTAATTGGTTTTATGGCGGAAAATTTACTTTTCAAACCCAATTTTCTAATGGGTATAGTTATCCAAATGTAGAAAAAGCAATATCAAAACTATTTGCCCCTGCTTATGTATTTGTAGGAATAGGAGCAGAATACGCCAGAAAAGATTTAGGCTTTACTCTTTATTTGTCTCCATTAACACAGAAAACTACTATAGTTTTAGATAAAAGACTATCAAATGAAGGTGCTTTTGGTGTTGCCAAGGCGATTTATGACACAAATGGAACGCTATTAAGAAGTGGTGGTAAATCTAGAACAGAACTTGGTACTCTTATTTCGGGTCAATTTAAAAGAGAGATTGCTAAAAATATGGTTTTAGATACACGTGCAACTTTATATACTGATTACCTAAACAAATTTGGAAATATAGATATTGATTGGTTTTCAAATATTGAAATGACCGTGAATAAATATGTAAAAGCAAATGTAGGATTACACGTAATGTATGATGACGATATTAAATCTAAAAAAGAAGAAAACGGTATTCAAGTAACGCGTGGACCAAGAATTCAATTAAAACAAATTATTGGTGTAGGTGTATTGTATACGTTTTAG
- the tig gene encoding trigger factor gives MNITKEQVDALNAIVKVAVSKEDYAEKVETVLADYKKNASIPGFRKGAVPMSLIKKQYEKAIMADEVNKLLQQSLNDYLVQEKLDILGNPLPKETDDFSWDADILTFEFELGLAPEFTVDLSAKNKLVEYKIVADDALLNEQVERIQKQYGKLIPQTVVADGNEIKGTFANEEKGINNSTVITLDVFKDKKAAKALIGKTIGDVVTLKTKGLFDDDHKLMDYLKVAHDDAHGLDIEVTFTIESIDAIEKAELTADLFNKLFGEGVVTSLEELKAKIKEDAEAQFAQQADQKFLNDVTDFLIESTSFDLPSDFLKRWIQTVGETPLTPEQAEVEYANSEKGLRYQLIENKVILANDLQVKFEELKDFTASLIKKQMAQFGQLNPSDEEIDGIVARVLSNQDEIKRISDQVMSEKMLNLFKDKVKAKSKEVNYQDFIKAMYGELK, from the coding sequence ATGAATATTACAAAAGAGCAGGTAGATGCATTAAATGCTATTGTAAAAGTAGCTGTCAGCAAAGAAGATTATGCTGAAAAAGTAGAAACAGTATTAGCTGATTATAAAAAGAATGCGTCAATCCCTGGATTTAGAAAAGGAGCCGTGCCAATGAGCTTAATCAAAAAGCAATATGAGAAAGCAATCATGGCTGATGAAGTAAATAAATTATTACAACAATCATTAAATGATTATTTAGTTCAAGAAAAATTAGATATTTTAGGGAATCCATTACCAAAAGAAACCGACGATTTTTCATGGGACGCAGATATATTAACTTTTGAGTTTGAATTAGGTTTAGCACCAGAATTTACCGTAGATTTATCTGCGAAAAACAAATTGGTTGAATATAAAATTGTTGCTGATGATGCGTTGTTAAACGAACAAGTTGAGAGAATTCAAAAACAATATGGAAAATTAATTCCTCAAACAGTAGTAGCAGATGGGAATGAAATTAAAGGAACTTTTGCTAACGAAGAAAAAGGAATAAACAATTCAACAGTTATTACATTAGATGTTTTTAAAGATAAAAAAGCAGCAAAAGCATTGATTGGTAAAACTATTGGCGATGTAGTTACATTAAAAACGAAAGGTTTATTTGATGATGATCATAAACTGATGGATTATTTAAAAGTAGCACATGACGACGCACATGGTTTAGATATTGAAGTTACTTTTACAATTGAATCGATTGATGCTATTGAGAAAGCAGAACTAACAGCAGATTTATTTAACAAATTATTTGGTGAAGGTGTAGTAACGTCTCTTGAAGAATTAAAAGCAAAAATCAAAGAAGACGCAGAAGCGCAATTTGCACAACAAGCAGATCAAAAATTTTTAAATGACGTTACAGATTTCTTAATTGAATCAACTTCTTTTGATTTACCATCAGATTTCTTAAAAAGATGGATTCAAACAGTTGGAGAAACACCATTAACTCCAGAACAAGCAGAAGTAGAATATGCAAATTCAGAAAAAGGATTACGTTATCAATTGATAGAAAATAAAGTAATCTTAGCGAATGATTTACAAGTTAAGTTTGAAGAATTAAAAGATTTTACAGCTTCATTGATTAAAAAGCAAATGGCGCAGTTTGGCCAATTAAATCCTTCTGATGAAGAAATTGATGGAATAGTAGCACGTGTACTTTCTAATCAAGATGAAATCAAAAGAATTTCTGACCAAGTGATGAGCGAAAAAATGCTTAATCTATTTAAAGATAAAGTAAAAGCAAAATCTAAAGAAGTAAATTATCAAGATTTTATTAAAGCCATGTATGGCGAATTAAAATAA
- a CDS encoding 1-deoxy-D-xylulose-5-phosphate synthase: protein MNNLLSHIENPYDLRKLAPNELPQLAEELRQYIIDIVSQKEGHLGASLGVVELTIALHYVFDTPNDCLVWDVGHQAYGHKILTERRTQFPTYREKGGISGFPKRSESKYDTFGVGHSSTSISAALGMALAAQIKGEFDKNHIAIIGDASIASGMAFEALNHAGVTNANVLVILNDNSMGIDPSVGAFKEYLTAIKSGKNPIENNVIKSLNFDYTGPIDGHDLEALVTELKRLKETKGPKFLHIITTKGKGLAYAEEDQLTYHAPGKFDKLTGKLIRDENENPAPKFQDVFGHTLVELATTNEKIVGITPAMPSGSSLKYMMEAFPERAFDVGIAEQHAVTLAAGMAAQNLVVFCNIYSTFMQRAYDQVIHDVALQNLPVIFCLDRAGFVGEDGATHHGLFDIAYLSCIPNMFIYAPLNEIDLRNILYTASLGLQHPIAIRYPRGKGTITNWKLPFEKIEIGKIRTLKEGKKYAVISTGTISNTVENALIKSDSPENFAHYHLGWIKPIDEEQLHHIFTKFSIVVTVEEGVLSGGMGNTINTFASKNNYKNKIINCGVPDTFIEHGTVKQLFEEVKLDTESFIKIFNNLNHD from the coding sequence ATGAATAATTTACTTTCCCATATTGAAAATCCTTATGATTTAAGGAAATTAGCACCTAATGAGCTTCCTCAATTAGCAGAAGAATTACGTCAATATATTATTGACATCGTTTCACAAAAAGAAGGTCACTTAGGAGCAAGTTTAGGCGTGGTGGAACTAACCATTGCCTTACACTATGTTTTTGATACACCAAATGATTGTCTTGTTTGGGATGTAGGTCACCAAGCGTATGGTCACAAAATACTCACCGAACGTAGAACACAATTTCCAACTTATAGGGAAAAAGGAGGTATTTCTGGATTTCCAAAACGAAGCGAAAGTAAATATGACACTTTTGGTGTAGGACACTCCTCAACTTCCATTTCTGCAGCCTTAGGAATGGCATTGGCCGCCCAAATAAAAGGAGAGTTTGACAAAAATCATATTGCAATAATTGGCGATGCGTCGATTGCTAGTGGAATGGCTTTTGAAGCGTTAAATCATGCTGGTGTAACGAATGCTAATGTTTTAGTAATTTTAAATGACAACAGCATGGGAATAGACCCAAGTGTTGGCGCGTTTAAAGAATACCTAACAGCTATAAAATCAGGTAAAAATCCAATAGAAAATAATGTAATTAAGTCGCTTAATTTTGATTATACTGGTCCAATTGACGGTCATGATTTAGAGGCTCTAGTGACCGAATTAAAAAGATTAAAAGAAACAAAAGGACCAAAATTTTTACATATTATAACTACAAAAGGAAAAGGATTAGCGTATGCTGAAGAAGACCAACTAACCTATCATGCACCAGGTAAATTTGACAAATTAACGGGTAAACTGATACGTGATGAAAATGAAAATCCTGCACCTAAATTTCAAGATGTTTTTGGACATACATTAGTTGAATTAGCAACAACAAATGAAAAAATAGTAGGTATTACACCTGCTATGCCTTCAGGGAGTTCCTTAAAATACATGATGGAAGCCTTTCCTGAAAGAGCTTTTGATGTAGGTATTGCCGAACAACATGCCGTAACCTTAGCTGCTGGAATGGCTGCACAAAATTTAGTAGTTTTTTGCAACATTTACTCTACATTCATGCAACGGGCATATGACCAAGTTATTCATGATGTAGCACTGCAAAATTTACCTGTGATATTTTGCCTAGACCGAGCAGGTTTTGTAGGCGAAGATGGCGCAACACACCACGGTCTTTTTGATATAGCCTATTTAAGTTGCATCCCTAATATGTTCATTTATGCACCACTAAACGAAATTGATTTACGCAATATTTTATACACTGCTTCGTTAGGATTACAACATCCTATTGCTATTCGATATCCGCGAGGGAAAGGAACAATAACAAACTGGAAACTTCCGTTTGAAAAAATTGAGATTGGTAAAATTCGCACCTTGAAAGAAGGGAAAAAATATGCTGTAATTTCAACAGGAACCATTAGTAATACTGTTGAAAACGCCTTAATAAAGAGTGATTCACCTGAAAATTTTGCGCATTATCATTTGGGCTGGATAAAACCAATAGATGAAGAACAATTGCATCATATTTTTACCAAATTTTCTATTGTAGTAACAGTAGAAGAAGGTGTATTATCAGGTGGTATGGGAAATACTATAAACACATTCGCAAGTAAAAATAACTATAAAAATAAAATTATAAATTGTGGTGTTCCCGATACATTTATTGAACACGGAACCGTAAAACAACTATTTGAAGAAGTAAAATTAGATACAGAAAGTTTTATAAAAATATTTAACAACCTAAATCATGATTAA
- the clpX gene encoding ATP-dependent Clp protease ATP-binding subunit ClpX: MAKEVLECSFCGRKKPETNLLIAGIEAHICDRCIEQAHGIVLEELKQTGSSEVFNDLVLRKPKEIKSFLDEYVIGQDQTKKVLSVAVYNHYKRLMQPIQNDEVEIEKSNILVVGQTGTGKTLVAKTIAKMLNVPLAIVDATILTEAGYVGEDVESILTRLLQAADYDVAKAERGIVFIDEIDKIARKSDNPSITRDVSGEGVQQALLKLLEGSVVNVPPKGGRKHPDQKFVEVNTQNILFIAGGAFDGIERIISKRLNQQAIGFNSTLAADQVDKENLLQYIIPKDVKEFGLIPEIIGRLPVLSHMDPLDANALRAILTEPKNALIKQYQKLFEMDGIALTVEEKALTFIVEKALEYKLGARGLRSLCEAILTDAMFELPSSSENELTVTQEFAAHALTKNLLKRLEIAS; this comes from the coding sequence ATGGCAAAAGAAGTTTTAGAATGTTCCTTCTGTGGCAGAAAAAAGCCCGAGACTAACTTACTAATAGCAGGTATAGAAGCACATATTTGTGATAGATGTATTGAACAAGCGCATGGCATAGTTTTAGAAGAATTGAAACAAACAGGTTCTTCCGAAGTATTTAATGACTTGGTGCTTCGTAAACCAAAAGAAATTAAATCTTTTTTAGATGAATATGTAATTGGGCAAGATCAAACCAAAAAAGTGTTGAGTGTAGCGGTCTATAACCATTACAAACGTTTGATGCAACCCATACAAAACGATGAAGTAGAAATAGAAAAGAGTAATATTTTAGTTGTAGGACAAACTGGAACAGGAAAAACATTAGTGGCAAAAACAATTGCCAAAATGTTAAATGTGCCGCTAGCTATTGTTGACGCTACTATTTTAACTGAAGCGGGTTATGTAGGTGAGGATGTAGAAAGTATTTTAACACGTTTGTTACAAGCTGCCGATTATGATGTAGCAAAAGCCGAAAGAGGAATTGTTTTTATTGATGAAATTGATAAAATTGCCCGTAAAAGCGATAATCCTTCAATAACGCGTGATGTTTCGGGAGAAGGCGTACAGCAAGCCTTATTGAAATTATTAGAAGGTTCAGTTGTTAACGTACCACCAAAAGGAGGAAGAAAACACCCAGATCAAAAATTTGTTGAAGTAAATACGCAAAATATTTTATTTATTGCCGGTGGTGCCTTTGATGGTATTGAACGCATTATTTCAAAACGGTTAAACCAACAAGCTATCGGGTTTAATTCTACCCTTGCAGCAGACCAAGTAGATAAAGAAAATTTGTTGCAATATATTATCCCAAAAGATGTTAAGGAATTTGGTTTAATTCCAGAAATTATTGGAAGATTACCCGTTCTATCTCACATGGATCCGTTAGATGCAAATGCTTTACGAGCTATTTTAACAGAACCTAAAAATGCGTTGATAAAACAGTATCAAAAATTATTTGAAATGGATGGTATTGCGTTAACGGTAGAAGAAAAAGCTTTAACGTTTATTGTAGAAAAAGCTTTAGAGTATAAATTAGGAGCCCGTGGCTTACGTTCTTTATGCGAGGCTATTTTAACAGATGCTATGTTTGAATTACCAAGTTCAAGTGAAAATGAACTGACCGTAACGCAAGAGTTTGCTGCTCATGCCTTAACTAAAAATTTATTAAAACGATTGGAAATAGCATCGTAA
- a CDS encoding GH3 auxin-responsive promoter family protein — MPLPIINSIASWILKKRIHQMELFVKYPHEVQEELLFQLVKAAEQTVIGKKYSFSGIKNYSTFQERVPVSTYEAFEPYIEQTRQGAQNIFWNTPIKYFAKSSGTTNAKSKFIPVSAEALENNHYKASKDLLALYLNNNENSQLFVGKSLRLGGSKQLYENNNTFFGDLSAILIDNMPIWAEFSSTPSNKVSLMSDWETKLPAIIEECLQENVTSIAGVPSWMMVLLNKALETTGKENILDIWPNVEVYFHGGVSFDPYRAPYQKLFPKESFKYYEIYNASEGFFALQDLNNSDELLLMLDYGIFYEFIPMDSFGQENQRIIPLQEVELHKNYALVITTNSGLWRYIIGDTIRFTSLSPYRIKVTGRTKHHINVFGEELMVENTDRALAKTCQELACEVMDYTVAPIFMDNKQKGAHEWIIEFKTAPHDVAAFGQLLDTNLQQLNSDYEAKRFNNMTLNPLVLNVARENLFYDWLKANDKLGGQHKVPRLSNDRSHLEELLKLQ, encoded by the coding sequence ATGCCATTACCTATAATAAATTCTATCGCTTCTTGGATTTTGAAGAAAAGAATTCATCAAATGGAATTATTTGTCAAATATCCGCATGAAGTACAAGAAGAATTATTATTTCAGCTAGTAAAAGCAGCCGAACAGACGGTTATTGGTAAAAAATATAGCTTTTCTGGTATTAAAAATTATTCTACATTCCAAGAGCGTGTACCCGTTTCAACCTATGAAGCCTTTGAACCTTATATTGAACAAACGCGTCAAGGCGCACAAAATATTTTTTGGAATACCCCAATTAAATACTTTGCAAAATCGAGTGGTACTACTAATGCGAAAAGCAAATTTATTCCTGTAAGTGCTGAAGCTTTAGAAAACAACCATTATAAAGCCAGTAAAGATTTATTAGCTTTATATCTTAATAATAATGAAAATTCACAGTTGTTTGTGGGTAAAAGTCTTCGTTTAGGAGGTAGCAAACAATTGTATGAAAACAACAATACCTTTTTTGGGGACCTTTCTGCTATTTTAATAGACAACATGCCTATTTGGGCCGAATTTAGTTCTACCCCAAGCAATAAAGTTTCTTTAATGAGTGATTGGGAAACAAAATTACCCGCTATTATTGAAGAATGTTTGCAAGAAAATGTTACCAGCATAGCAGGTGTTCCTAGTTGGATGATGGTTTTGTTAAACAAAGCACTAGAAACAACGGGTAAAGAAAACATACTTGATATTTGGCCAAACGTAGAAGTCTATTTTCACGGTGGCGTGAGTTTTGATCCATACCGAGCGCCTTATCAAAAATTATTCCCTAAAGAAAGTTTCAAATATTATGAAATTTACAATGCTTCTGAAGGCTTTTTTGCGCTGCAAGATTTAAATAATTCGGACGAATTACTATTGATGCTTGATTATGGAATATTTTATGAATTTATTCCAATGGATAGCTTTGGACAGGAAAACCAACGCATTATTCCGCTTCAAGAAGTAGAATTACATAAAAATTATGCGTTAGTGATTACCACTAATTCAGGATTGTGGCGATACATTATTGGCGATACGATACGTTTTACATCCTTATCCCCTTATCGTATTAAAGTTACAGGAAGAACGAAACACCATATTAATGTTTTTGGCGAGGAATTGATGGTTGAAAATACAGACAGAGCTTTAGCCAAAACGTGCCAAGAGTTAGCATGTGAAGTGATGGATTATACAGTTGCACCTATATTTATGGATAACAAACAAAAAGGTGCACATGAATGGATTATAGAATTTAAAACGGCTCCGCATGATGTAGCTGCTTTTGGTCAATTATTAGACACTAACCTTCAACAGTTAAACTCAGACTATGAGGCTAAGCGATTTAACAACATGACGTTAAACCCGCTTGTTTTAAACGTAGCACGTGAAAATCTATTCTATGATTGGCTAAAAGCAAATGATAAATTAGGCGGCCAACATAAAGTCCCTCGCTTATCTAACGACCGCAGTCACTTAGAAGAATTATTGAAATTGCAGTAA
- a CDS encoding nucleoside deaminase, which produces METIFTDDYFMKKALYEAKEAFAKGEVPVGAVVVVNNQVIARTHNLTELLHDVTAHAEMQAITSAANFLGGKYLKDCTLYVTLEPCQMCAGALYWSQITKIVYGAKDERRGYTTLGTQLHPKTQVVSGVLEDECAALIQLFFQNKR; this is translated from the coding sequence TTGGAAACAATTTTTACAGACGATTATTTTATGAAAAAAGCCTTATATGAGGCTAAAGAAGCTTTTGCTAAAGGCGAAGTTCCTGTTGGTGCAGTTGTGGTTGTTAATAATCAAGTCATTGCCAGAACACATAATTTAACCGAATTACTGCATGATGTAACAGCACATGCTGAAATGCAGGCTATAACAAGTGCAGCCAATTTTTTAGGCGGAAAATATTTGAAAGATTGTACGCTTTATGTTACTTTAGAACCCTGTCAAATGTGTGCAGGAGCGTTATATTGGTCACAAATTACTAAAATCGTGTATGGAGCAAAAGACGAAAGGCGAGGCTACACAACCTTAGGTACGCAATTACATCCAAAAACACAAGTAGTTTCGGGGGTGTTAGAAGATGAATGCGCCGCACTTATACAATTATTTTTTCAAAATAAACGTTAA
- a CDS encoding SIMPL domain-containing protein codes for MNNKLIKAAIIGGSIILTAMILGSAFKKRNENLDTISVIGLGTKDFVSDEILWSGSFTTKSFDIKEAYNKMIADQKIVERFFLGKGFKKGEFSFGAVQFNKRFREVRIETGDSDYGTKYEQVFDGYEASQTITFSAKKNPNLMKRIEDVSSKTSELINSGIELSSNSIQYTYSDLPSLKHSLIQKASKDAKERAEKIVTSADGDLGKLKSASMGVFQITGQGSTEEDSYGGNFDTYSKNKSARITVRLEYELE; via the coding sequence ATGAACAACAAATTAATTAAAGCGGCAATCATAGGAGGTTCTATCATTCTGACAGCCATGATATTAGGCAGTGCCTTTAAAAAAAGGAATGAAAATTTAGATACCATTTCCGTAATTGGATTAGGAACTAAAGATTTTGTGTCAGATGAAATTTTATGGTCTGGGAGTTTTACTACTAAAAGTTTTGATATTAAAGAGGCTTACAATAAAATGATAGCCGATCAAAAAATTGTAGAACGCTTTTTTTTAGGGAAAGGTTTTAAAAAAGGAGAATTTAGTTTTGGTGCAGTACAGTTTAACAAACGATTTAGAGAAGTAAGAATTGAGACAGGGGATAGTGATTATGGTACAAAATACGAACAAGTTTTTGATGGCTATGAAGCGTCACAAACGATCACATTCTCGGCTAAAAAGAATCCGAATTTAATGAAACGTATAGAAGATGTGTCTAGTAAAACCTCTGAGTTAATTAACTCGGGGATTGAATTAAGTTCAAATTCTATTCAATATACCTATTCAGATTTACCCAGTTTAAAACATAGCTTAATACAAAAAGCGTCTAAAGACGCTAAAGAACGTGCCGAAAAAATTGTAACGTCAGCAGATGGCGATTTAGGAAAATTAAAATCGGCAAGCATGGGTGTATTCCAAATTACGGGTCAAGGCTCTACTGAAGAAGATTCGTATGGAGGCAATTTCGATACGTATAGTAAAAATAAATCTGCAAGAATTACCGTTAGGTTAGAATATGAATTAGAATAA
- a CDS encoding phage holin family protein, translating into MKNAILKLIISTVLIIIFSYFLHIRVDNFVAAITTAVILSLLNTFIKPILVLLTIPVTFFTLGLFLLVINTIMVLLTDYFVDGFSVPSFITAFLFSIFLSIGQSISNKIFVD; encoded by the coding sequence ATGAAAAACGCTATTTTAAAACTGATAATTTCAACTGTATTGATTATCATATTTTCTTATTTTTTACACATACGAGTAGATAATTTTGTGGCAGCAATTACTACTGCTGTAATTCTATCGCTACTAAATACATTTATAAAGCCTATATTAGTATTGCTTACTATCCCAGTAACATTCTTTACATTAGGTTTATTTTTATTAGTAATTAATACCATCATGGTATTATTGACAGATTATTTTGTTGATGGATTTAGTGTTCCAAGTTTTATTACGGCATTTTTATTTAGTATTTTCCTTTCTATAGGTCAATCTATATCTAATAAAATATTTGTTGATTAA
- the clpP gene encoding ATP-dependent Clp endopeptidase proteolytic subunit ClpP: MNYGRDPRATLEMAKQFKTYATKHHGVNSIYYDKIVSKITPIGMTPYIMEERQLNVSQLDVFSRLMMDRIIFLGTGIDDQIANIVQAQLLFLASVDATKDIQIYINSPGGGVYAGLGIYDTMQFIKPDVATICTGMAASMGAVLLCAGAEGKRSALPHSRVMIHQPLGGAQGQASDIEITTREILKLKTELYEIISKHSGQPMDKVHHDSDRDYWMKADEAKAYGMIDEVLTR, translated from the coding sequence ATGAATTACGGAAGAGATCCTAGAGCTACGCTCGAAATGGCTAAACAATTTAAAACATATGCGACTAAACATCACGGTGTAAATAGCATTTATTACGATAAAATTGTAAGTAAGATTACACCTATAGGTATGACGCCCTATATAATGGAAGAGCGTCAGTTGAATGTTTCTCAATTAGATGTTTTTTCACGTTTAATGATGGATAGAATCATTTTTTTAGGCACAGGTATTGACGACCAAATTGCAAATATTGTTCAAGCACAATTGTTATTTTTGGCAAGTGTAGATGCAACAAAAGATATTCAAATTTATATTAATTCGCCAGGTGGAGGCGTGTATGCTGGCTTAGGTATTTATGATACGATGCAATTTATTAAGCCAGATGTGGCAACAATTTGTACAGGAATGGCAGCTTCTATGGGTGCTGTATTATTATGTGCAGGAGCTGAGGGAAAAAGAAGTGCATTGCCACACAGTAGAGTTATGATTCACCAACCTTTAGGAGGCGCTCAAGGACAAGCATCGGATATAGAAATCACGACAAGAGAAATCTTAAAATTGAAAACTGAATTATACGAAATCATTTCAAAGCATTCGGGACAACCGATGGATAAAGTACATCATGATAGTGATAGAGATTATTGGATGAAAGCTGACGAAGCAAAAGCATACGGAATGATTGATGAAGTATTAACAAGATAA